In a single window of the Rhopalosiphum padi isolate XX-2018 chromosome 1, ASM2088224v1, whole genome shotgun sequence genome:
- the LOC132917431 gene encoding probable DNA-directed RNA polymerases I and III subunit RPAC2 has protein sequence MAELLEDDVNTGPSELDRTFVFEDEGHTLGSLLTYILESFPETDFCAYSIRHPSENKIYLRLKVKNGYTVEDIFKRGFQELNQMLNHVKKTFNKAVSAYEETKATE, from the exons GAATTATTAGAAGATGATGTTAATACTGGACCTTCAGAACTAGATAGAACATTTGTTTTTGAAGATGAAGGACATACGCTGGGTTCATTATTAACCTATATTTTAGAAAGTTTTCCTGAAACAGATTTTTGTGCTTATTCCATAAGACATCCgtcagaaaataaaatttatttgcgattaaaagtaaaaaatggcTACACTGTTGAAGATATTTTCAAACGTGGTTTTCAAGAGCTGAATCAGATGTTAAATCacgttaaaaaaacatttaat aaagcAGTTTCAGCTTATGAAGAAACTAAAGCTACTGAATAA
- the LOC132917424 gene encoding probable ATP-dependent RNA helicase DDX46 codes for MVRSGSDRVHRKRSRSRSRSPRRHRRSSRSRSRSPRHKIHKSIRDRKKSRSPRRSRSPRNKRKSPERKPEEVPFDPTNPDKETEQKKLELEMQKRRERIERWRAERKKKELDSVKKDVRTTIMSNLQIPSKKWNLEDDSDEEEEAKNNAEKMIEEEEIDPLDAFMQGVQEEVRKVNKVDGHRSNLSEKNSLNDLKQNLGVDTTSSGVVIVSGVAKKKDNNTRGELIEQNQDALEYSSEEEQEDLNVAAASLANKQKKELPKIDHAEMSYLPFRKNFYVEVPEIARMTSEEIEKYKEELEGVRVKGKGCPRPIKVWAHCGVSKKIMDNLKKHNYEKPTPIQTQAIPAIMAGRDLIGIAKTGSGKTLAFLLPMFRHIMDQPPLEDTDGPIAIVMAPTRELCMQTGKEARKFTKSLGLRVVSVYGGTGISEQIAELKRGAEIIVCTPGRMIDMLAANNGRVTNLRRVTYVVLDEADRMFDMGFEPQVMRVIDNIRPDRQTVMFSATFPRQMEALARRILQKPVEVQIGGRSVVAKEVEQHVVIVEEEQKFMKLLEVLGVYYEKGSCIVFVDTHENADTLLQKLLKASYPCMSLHGAIDQYDRDSTIVDFKSGQIKLLVATSVAARGLDVKDLILVVNYDCPNHYEDYVHRCGRTGRAGNKGFAYTLVSPDQERFAGDLIRALETSNVSVPESLRTMWLRYQAKQAAEGKQVHTGGGFSGKGFKFDETEAVMANEKKKLQKAALGLQDSDDEDIEGDIDQQIETMLAPKRIVKEVKASAIGLPNLTGLMEVNGTPQASERLELAKRLASRIHIAKNLGPDAKGASQQTAEAILKGGLASSQPVITAKTVAEQLAAKLNTRLNYQPKDDDGESECGDSPEAGVEEIFRKYEEELEINDFPQQARWRVTSKEALAQISEYSEAGITVRGTYYPPPKNPPEGERKLFLAIESTDELAVSKAKIEITRLIKEELLKMQTSAHHMVNKARYKVL; via the exons atggttcGAAGCGGCag cgATAGAGTTCATCGTAAACGCTCAAGAAGTCGTTCACGGAGTCCTCGTCGCCATCGTCGTAGTAGTAGATCTCGGTCTCGATCACCTcgtcataaaatacataaatcaat AAGAGACAGAAAAAAGTCTAGATCTCCTCGTCGTTCTCGGTCTCCGCGTAACAAAAGAAAATCACCAGAACGTAAACCTGAAGAAGTACCTTTTGATCCAACCAATCCAGAtaag GAAACTGAACAAAAAAAACTTGAATTAGAAATGCAAAAGCGCCGAGAGCGTATTGAACGCTGGAGAGCAGAAcgcaaaaaaaaagaattagatAGTGTAAAAAAGGATGTTCGGACTACAATTATGT CCAACCTACAAATACCTTCAAAAAAATGGAATTTAGAAGATGATAGTGATGAAGAAGAGGAAGCAAAAAATAATGCAGAGAAAATGATTGAAGAAGAAGAAATTGATCCTTTAGATGCATTCATGCag gGTGTTCAAGAAGAAGTACGTAAAGTTAATAAAGTAGATGGACATCGAAGtaatttatcagaaaaaaattcATTGAACGACCTTAAACAAAATTTAGGAGTTGACACTACTAGTTCAGGTGTTGTGATTGTGTCTGGAGTAGCGAAGAAAAAAGATAATAACACCAGAGGTGAACTCATTGAGCAAAATCAAGATGCCttagaa TATTCGTCTGAAGAAGAACAAGAAGATTTGAATGTAGCTGCAGCTAGTTTAgccaataaacaaaaaaaagaattacCGAAAATTGATCATGCTGAAATGAGTTACTTACcatttagaaaaaatttttatgtTGAAGTTCCAGAAATAGCTCGTATGACTTCtgaagaaattgaaaaatacaaagag GAATTAGAAGGTGTTCGAGTAAAAGGAAAAGGGTGCCCTCGACCAATTAAAGTATGGGCTCATTGTGGTGTGAGCAAAAAGATTatggataatttaaaaaaacataattatgaaaAACCTACTCCGATACAAACACAAGCTATTCCTGCTATAATGGCGGGGCGTGATCTCATAGGTATTGCAAAAACTGGTAGTGGCAAGACTCTGGCGTTTTTATTGCCAATGTTTAGGCACATTATGGATCAACCTCCTTTAGAAGATACTGATGGACCAATTG ctatTGTTATGGCTCCTACAAGAGAACTTTGCATGCAGACGGGAAAAGAAGCACGGAAGTTTACAAAGAGCTTAGGATTAAGAGTGGTATCAGTTTATGGTGGTACTGGAATATCTGAACAAATTGCAGAATTAAAACGTGGTGCAGAAATTATTGTGTGTACTCCTGGCCGGATGATTGATATGTTGGCTGCAAATAATG gcagAGTTACCAATTTAAGACGAGTAACATATGTAGTATTAGATGAGGCTGATCGTATGTTTGACATGGGATTTGAGCCTCAAGTAATGCGAGTAATTGATAATATACGCCCAGATCGTCAAACGGTTATGTTTAGTGCTACATTCCCTCGTCAGATGGAAGCTTTAGCTAGACGTATATTACAAAAACCTGTTGAAGTccaa attGGAGGTAGAAGTGTTGTTGCCAAAGAAGTCGAACAGCATGTAGTTATTGTTGAAGAAGAACAGAAATTCATGAAGTTGCTTGAAGTTTTAGGAGTCTATTATGAAAAAGGAAGTTGTATTGTGTTTGTAGATACTCATGAGAATGCAGATACGCttctacaaaaattattaaaagcttCCTACCCATGTATGTCATTACATGGTGCTATAGATCAATATGACAGAGATAGTACAATAGTTGACTTTAAAAGTGGTCAAATCAAATTGTTAGTTGCTACATCTGTTGCTGCCAGAGGATTAGATGTTAAAGATTTGATATTAGTAGTTAATTATGATTGTCCTAATCATTATGAAGATTATGTTCATAGATGTGGGAGAACTGGAAG agcAGGTAATAAAGGATTTGCATACACATTAGTTTCACCTGATCAAGAAAGATTTGCTGGTGATTTAATAAGAGCTTTAGAAACATCTAATGTATCTGTACCAGAATCATTACGTACCATGTGGCTACGTTACCAAGCAAAACAGGCTGCA gaagGAAAACAAGTTCATACAGGTGGTGGTTTTAGTGGAAAAGGGTTTAAATTTGATGAAACAGAAGCTGTTATGGCTaacgaaaagaaaaaattacaaaaggCTGCTCTTGGTCTTCAAGACTCTGATGATGAAGACATAGAAGGAGATATTGACCAACAAATTGAAACAATGCTTGCTCCTAAAAGAATCGTGAAAGAAGTAAAAGCTAGTGCTATAGGACTTCCAAATCTAACTGGCTtga TGGAAGTAAATGGAACTCCTCAAGCATCAGAACGACTTGAATTAGCCAAACGTTTAGCTTCGCGTATCCATATTGCTAAAAACCTTGGTCCAGATGCTAAAGGTGCATCACAACAAACTGCAGAAGCTATATTAAAAGGGGGTCTTGCTAGTTCTCAACCCGTTATCACTGCTAAAACTGTCGCTGAACAATTAGCAGCTAAATTAAATACTCGACTGAATTATCAACCAAAAGATGATGATGGCGAGAGTGAATGTGGAGATAGTCCTGAAGCAGGAGTAGAAGAAATATTTAGAAAGTATGAAGAAGAATTAGAAATAAATGATTTCCCTCAACAAGCTAGGTGGAGAGTTACTTCTAAG gagGCCTTAGCACAAATATCAGAGTATTCAGAAGCAGGAATAACAGTCAGAGGTACTTATTATCCACCACCTAAAAATCCTCCAGAAGGAGAACGTAAACTGTTTTTAGCTATTGAAAGTACTGACGAATTAGCAGTATCTAAAGCAAAAATAGAAATCACTCGTCTTATCAaggaagaattattaaaaatgcaaaCTTCTGCGCATCACATGGTCAATAAAGCCAGATATAAAGTCTTGTAA